One part of the Nymphaea colorata isolate Beijing-Zhang1983 chromosome 8, ASM883128v2, whole genome shotgun sequence genome encodes these proteins:
- the LOC116259446 gene encoding cysteine proteinase inhibitor 1-like: protein MASSKSSGTTGQVLVNFEPIPDVKNNEHVQELGMFAVAESEEASVVFVEVVEAQMQVVAGANYSMLIKALDEALNVRFYKGLVYDKPWEDLHTLRSFASVLP, encoded by the coding sequence ATGGCTTCCTCCAAATCCTCAGGAACCACTGGTCAAGTTCTCGTCAATTTTGAGCCGATCCCGGACGTCAAGAACAATGAACATGTACAGGAGCTGGGTATGTTTGCGGTGGCAGAGTCAGAAGAAGCATCTGTAGTGTTCGTAGAAGTGGTGGAGGCTCAGATGCAGGTGGTGGCCGGAGCAAACTACAGCATGCTGATCAAGGCCCTCGACGAGGCGCTCAATGTCAGGTTCTACAAGGGTCTTGTGTATGATAAGCCATGGGAGGACCTCCACACCCTCAGATCATTTGCGTCTGTTCTCCCctga